In Pectobacterium brasiliense, a single genomic region encodes these proteins:
- a CDS encoding FMN-dependent NADH-azoreductase — MLNVLYLDGSARPGSSAEQAHGSHTRRLTSRFVSKWQGIRPQDSVVYRDLGKAPPAQVDAAWIHAAFTPAEQREPWMVERLAESDALIDELLRSDLIVLGVPMYNFGVPTQVKAWLDNLIRVGRTFGFDLTRGEVPYWPLLADQGRRAVLLSSRGDYGYDAGGRLSADNHVEGGVMAALRYIGIKDFDSIAIEFDEFRDARVVESIEKAELAVDNLVENLTGWANTQESLSSKK; from the coding sequence ATGCTTAATGTTCTTTACCTGGATGGAAGCGCCCGCCCTGGCTCCTCCGCTGAGCAAGCTCACGGCTCGCATACCAGGCGGTTGACGTCGCGCTTCGTGTCTAAATGGCAGGGCATCCGGCCCCAAGATTCTGTCGTTTACCGAGATCTTGGAAAAGCTCCTCCGGCCCAAGTTGACGCGGCGTGGATTCATGCCGCATTTACACCAGCTGAGCAGCGAGAGCCTTGGATGGTTGAGCGACTTGCTGAGAGCGACGCATTGATTGACGAACTTCTGCGAAGCGATTTGATAGTGCTCGGTGTGCCCATGTACAACTTTGGCGTGCCAACGCAGGTGAAAGCTTGGCTCGATAACCTCATCCGCGTGGGTCGTACATTCGGTTTTGATCTGACTCGTGGTGAAGTACCGTATTGGCCGCTCTTGGCCGACCAAGGTCGTCGGGCTGTACTCCTGAGTTCGCGCGGAGACTACGGCTACGACGCAGGGGGACGTCTGTCTGCTGACAACCATGTCGAGGGTGGCGTAATGGCCGCTCTGCGCTATATCGGAATCAAGGACTTCGATTCGATCGCTATCGAGTTCGATGAGTTTAGGGATGCGCGAGTCGTCGAGTCTATTGAGAAGGCCGAGTTGGCTGTTGATAACCTGGTCGAGAATCTGACCGGCTGGGCTAATACTCAGGAAAGCCTTAGTTCCAAAAAATAA
- a CDS encoding LysR substrate-binding domain-containing protein yields MHQHILGNIPLSALRAFEAAARLQSFKEAATELSITPTAVSHRIKQLEDALDIRLFAREVRSVSLSDAGQLLYPAVHTAFTGIVGAIEELQRRDRRPSVTLSTTCGFAARWLLPRLPALAAAIPNVDLHLHSSDSPVQIKAGSADLAIRFCTPPDSSVESEVLLPGRYVPVCAPSLNAENRDDFSNIARLRFRSSKNDDCIPDWPQWLATSTMDGKPSGPEIGFSDEAHTIQAAIAGQGVALSSVALVADALDEGLLRVPFGPTVDGRDFYLLSALGSCEHPAVVMVKNWLREEARLFVAKHSNYFS; encoded by the coding sequence ATGCATCAGCACATCCTCGGGAACATACCTCTTAGCGCGCTACGCGCTTTTGAGGCAGCGGCACGCCTGCAGAGCTTCAAGGAAGCTGCTACAGAGTTGTCGATCACTCCAACAGCGGTAAGTCATCGCATCAAACAGTTAGAGGATGCTCTTGATATCCGGTTATTCGCGCGTGAGGTACGCAGCGTCAGCCTCTCCGATGCTGGCCAACTTTTGTATCCTGCTGTCCACACTGCGTTTACCGGCATTGTGGGTGCGATCGAAGAACTGCAACGTCGAGACCGCAGGCCATCCGTTACATTAAGCACAACCTGCGGTTTTGCCGCTCGTTGGCTTTTGCCTCGTCTGCCTGCCCTCGCGGCGGCTATTCCTAACGTCGATTTGCACCTACATTCTTCTGATTCGCCAGTTCAAATTAAAGCTGGCAGTGCAGACCTTGCTATTAGATTTTGCACACCACCAGATTCAAGTGTTGAAAGCGAGGTATTGCTTCCTGGCAGATATGTGCCAGTTTGCGCTCCCTCACTTAATGCCGAAAATCGCGACGATTTCTCCAATATTGCGAGATTGCGTTTCCGTTCGAGTAAAAATGACGACTGCATTCCGGATTGGCCGCAATGGCTAGCCACTTCAACCATGGATGGAAAGCCGTCTGGACCAGAAATCGGCTTTTCTGACGAAGCACATACCATTCAAGCCGCAATTGCGGGTCAAGGAGTTGCACTTTCAAGTGTTGCCCTTGTTGCGGATGCTCTCGACGAAGGATTGCTTCGCGTGCCTTTCGGCCCGACAGTGGATGGTCGTGATTTCTATCTGCTCTCAGCCTTAGGTTCTTGTGAACATCCCGCAGTCGTGATGGTAAAAAATTGGCTTAGGGAAGAAGCGCGATTATTCGTGGCCAAACATTCAAATTATTTTTCATAG
- a CDS encoding relaxase/mobilization nuclease and DUF3363 domain-containing protein, with amino-acid sequence MTDRRDDDFRVRPSAPKNRGNGQGQSFVSKVLKQTGKASGGKSAVRHSAASGGQGQRPGSRLGRGHTAARFAGAKLTPMSRRVTIKTLLVNQRNASPQSLAKHLRYIERDGAGRDGEPGRAYGPQADEADLDAFKERCQDDRHHFRFIVSPEDGAELDDLRTYTRHLVNRMEADLGTRLDWVAVDHWNTDNPHTHLIVRGRDDTGKDLIIAGDYIAHGFRHRAAELATEWLGPRTELEIQQTLGREVEQERWTNLDRTLQREAGDDGRVQIEQFNAPVLQRQRLLLIGRLQRLQRLGLADEMQPGIWAVHADAEKTLRALGERGDIIRTMQRAMSGQQRELAVFEPSQNDDGGGRSILGRVAAKGLADELHDRGYLVIDGVDGKAHYVALNARDELANYPTGAVVEVKDSANIRAADKNIAALASDGLYRADHHLAIEQGRAKAGRDPQEVVAAHVRRLEALRRAGIVERVADGLWKVPDDLAERGRQYDAQRLGDVAVQLKSHLAIERQARVIGATWLDQQLIGGGRGMGDLGFGGDAKQALQQRIDFLEEQGLAQRRGRRVILARNLLSTLRNREMAQAAEGIAIATGLEHRPIADGQRVVGIYRRSLMLVSGRYALLDHGKEFSLVPWRPVIEQRLGQQIAATVHGNGVAWDFRKQRGL; translated from the coding sequence ATGACCGACCGCCGCGACGACGATTTCCGGGTGCGCCCGAGCGCCCCGAAGAACCGGGGCAACGGCCAAGGCCAGAGCTTCGTTTCCAAGGTGCTCAAGCAGACGGGCAAGGCCAGCGGCGGGAAGTCGGCGGTGCGCCATTCCGCCGCGTCCGGCGGCCAAGGCCAGCGGCCCGGCTCGCGCTTGGGGCGCGGCCATACGGCGGCGCGCTTCGCAGGCGCGAAGCTGACCCCCATGTCGCGGCGCGTGACTATCAAGACGCTGCTGGTCAACCAGCGCAACGCCAGCCCACAGTCGCTGGCGAAACATCTGCGCTATATCGAGCGCGATGGCGCGGGCCGCGATGGCGAACCGGGCCGGGCCTACGGGCCGCAGGCCGATGAAGCCGACCTTGATGCCTTCAAGGAACGCTGCCAGGACGACCGGCACCATTTCCGCTTCATCGTTTCCCCGGAAGACGGCGCGGAACTGGACGACCTGCGCACCTATACCCGGCATCTGGTGAACCGCATGGAAGCCGACCTGGGCACGCGGCTGGATTGGGTGGCGGTCGATCACTGGAACACCGACAACCCGCACACCCATCTGATCGTGCGCGGGCGCGACGACACCGGCAAAGACCTCATCATCGCCGGCGACTACATCGCCCACGGCTTCCGCCACCGGGCCGCCGAACTGGCGACCGAATGGCTGGGGCCGCGCACCGAACTGGAGATCCAGCAGACGTTGGGGCGCGAGGTGGAACAGGAGCGGTGGACGAACCTGGATCGCACCCTGCAACGCGAAGCCGGCGACGATGGCCGAGTGCAGATCGAACAGTTCAACGCACCGGTGCTGCAACGCCAGCGTCTGTTGCTGATCGGCCGGCTGCAACGCTTACAACGGCTGGGCCTGGCCGACGAAATGCAGCCCGGCATCTGGGCCGTCCATGCCGATGCTGAGAAGACCTTGCGCGCCTTGGGCGAGCGTGGCGACATCATCCGCACTATGCAGCGCGCCATGAGCGGCCAGCAGCGCGAGCTGGCAGTGTTCGAGCCGAGCCAGAATGATGATGGAGGTGGCCGCAGCATCCTCGGCCGCGTGGCTGCGAAGGGGCTGGCCGACGAGCTGCACGACCGTGGCTATCTGGTCATCGACGGTGTGGATGGCAAGGCCCACTACGTCGCACTGAACGCCCGCGACGAGCTGGCGAACTATCCCACCGGCGCGGTGGTGGAAGTGAAGGATTCGGCCAACATACGCGCGGCCGACAAGAACATCGCCGCGCTGGCGAGCGATGGCCTGTACCGCGCCGACCATCACCTGGCCATCGAACAGGGCCGGGCCAAGGCCGGACGCGATCCGCAGGAGGTTGTCGCTGCCCATGTCCGCCGGCTGGAGGCCCTGCGCCGCGCCGGCATCGTGGAGCGCGTGGCCGATGGACTCTGGAAGGTGCCGGACGACCTGGCCGAGCGTGGCCGCCAGTACGACGCGCAGCGGCTGGGCGACGTGGCGGTGCAACTGAAATCGCATCTTGCAATTGAGCGTCAGGCCCGCGTGATTGGGGCCACCTGGCTGGACCAGCAACTGATCGGCGGCGGCCGTGGGATGGGCGACCTCGGCTTTGGCGGTGACGCCAAGCAGGCCTTGCAGCAGCGCATCGACTTCCTCGAAGAACAGGGACTGGCGCAGCGGCGTGGGCGGCGTGTCATCCTCGCACGCAACCTGCTGAGCACGCTGCGCAATCGGGAGATGGCGCAAGCTGCCGAAGGAATTGCCATTGCAACCGGCCTGGAGCATCGTCCGATTGCGGATGGGCAAAGGGTGGTCGGCATCTACCGGCGCTCCTTGATGCTTGTGAGTGGCCGCTACGCGCTCCTGGACCATGGCAAGGAATTCAGTCTAGTGCCGTGGCGGCCAGTAATCGAACAGCGGCTAGGGCAGCAGATTGCTGCGACAGTGCATGGGAACGGGGTCGCGTGGGATTTCAGAAAACAACGCGGCCTGTGA
- a CDS encoding S26 family signal peptidase: MTAHPTAARTPKAAPLPRSRLRARIVLTGFAAVGLAALAWAAFVQPLPRLIHNPSISVPVGWYRVDPQRHDTGLLPRPLSVGSVVLTTLPPDVATLATQRGYLPAHVPLLKRVGAVAPQHVCIVAGQARIDGVPVAAVLPADRLGRPLPSLQLCRRLEPGELFLLSVTNPASFDSRYFGPISASAVIGVAHPVWLETRP, encoded by the coding sequence ATGACGGCCCATCCCACCGCCGCACGCACACCCAAAGCCGCGCCGCTTCCTCGCTCGCGCCTGCGAGCTCGCATCGTGCTGACCGGCTTCGCCGCCGTCGGCCTCGCTGCGCTGGCCTGGGCGGCTTTCGTGCAGCCGCTGCCGCGCCTGATCCACAACCCGTCCATCAGCGTTCCGGTCGGCTGGTATCGCGTCGATCCACAGCGCCACGACACCGGCTTGCTGCCACGCCCCTTGTCCGTAGGCAGCGTCGTCCTGACCACATTGCCGCCAGATGTTGCCACGCTCGCTACGCAGCGCGGCTACCTGCCGGCACACGTTCCGCTGCTCAAACGTGTGGGCGCAGTCGCGCCACAACACGTTTGCATCGTCGCCGGTCAGGCACGCATCGACGGCGTGCCGGTGGCCGCCGTGCTGCCCGCCGACCGGCTGGGCCGGCCGCTGCCATCCTTGCAGCTTTGCCGTCGCCTTGAACCGGGCGAGCTGTTCCTGTTGAGCGTGACCAATCCGGCATCGTTCGACAGCCGTTATTTCGGCCCGATCAGCGCATCCGCCGTGATCGGCGTCGCGCATCCGGTCTGGCTGGAGACACGCCCATGA
- a CDS encoding DUF2840 domain-containing protein, producing MTTSVLSAAAPDAIAVTAAHAAPSSQPGSAPLTRVSLAYIEPRFKLYLRFGEPARTLQLDRWRRCAMFLPGAILCRVRWQANDYGTIRWQLMLMQAATPLDDMQRIPGVQPGACLLLHAEGDASVRAVLERIDGIEALGIAAIDVSPAYWRTLANRLAAHLSLPEYTAERHAAWLAGRALP from the coding sequence ATGACCACATCCGTATTGTCTGCTGCCGCACCTGACGCCATTGCGGTCACGGCTGCGCACGCTGCACCGTCCAGCCAGCCTGGTAGCGCGCCGTTGACGCGCGTATCGCTCGCCTACATTGAACCGCGCTTCAAGCTCTATCTGCGCTTCGGCGAACCAGCCCGCACGCTCCAGCTCGACCGCTGGCGGCGCTGCGCCATGTTCCTGCCGGGTGCAATCCTCTGCCGCGTTCGTTGGCAGGCCAACGACTACGGCACGATCCGCTGGCAGCTCATGCTGATGCAGGCTGCCACGCCACTGGACGACATGCAGCGTATCCCCGGCGTGCAGCCAGGCGCGTGCCTTCTCCTGCATGCCGAAGGTGACGCCAGTGTGCGCGCCGTGCTGGAACGCATCGACGGCATCGAGGCGCTGGGGATCGCTGCCATCGACGTGTCGCCCGCGTACTGGCGCACACTCGCCAACCGGCTCGCCGCGCATTTGTCGCTGCCCGAATACACCGCCGAGCGGCACGCCGCCTGGCTGGCCGGGAGGGCGCTGCCATGA
- the parA gene encoding ParA family partition ATPase: MIVALLNQKGGVGKTTLATHIAGELALRGQHVVLLDADPQGSSLDWTQRRSQQGLPRLFSAVGLARETLHQEAPELARRADHVIIDGPPRIAALARSALLAAERVLIPVQPSPYDLWASAEMVALIREAQVFRPALRAAFVINRRVSTTVIGREARQALAEQPLSALRSEVRQRIVFADSVAAGRLARETAPDSAAAQEITALVDELLRWPS, translated from the coding sequence ATGATCGTCGCCTTGCTCAACCAGAAAGGCGGTGTCGGCAAGACCACACTCGCCACGCACATCGCGGGCGAACTGGCGCTGCGCGGTCAGCACGTCGTCCTGCTCGACGCCGACCCGCAGGGTTCATCGCTGGACTGGACGCAGCGCAGAAGCCAACAAGGCTTGCCACGGCTGTTCAGCGCGGTGGGCCTGGCACGCGAAACACTGCACCAGGAAGCCCCAGAACTCGCCAGGCGAGCCGATCACGTCATCATCGACGGGCCACCCAGGATCGCCGCCTTGGCGCGTTCTGCACTGCTGGCAGCCGAACGGGTGCTGATCCCGGTACAACCCAGCCCCTACGACCTGTGGGCCAGCGCCGAGATGGTGGCGCTGATCCGTGAGGCCCAGGTGTTCCGGCCTGCGCTACGCGCGGCCTTCGTCATCAACCGGCGCGTCAGCACCACGGTAATCGGGCGCGAAGCACGGCAAGCCTTGGCCGAGCAGCCGTTGTCAGCGCTGCGCAGCGAGGTGCGTCAGCGCATCGTCTTTGCCGACAGCGTGGCTGCGGGTCGATTGGCGCGGGAGACAGCCCCCGATAGCGCAGCGGCGCAGGAAATCACCGCGCTGGTCGATGAGCTGCTGCGGTGGCCGTCATGA
- a CDS encoding replication initiator protein A: MSRPPGHALQQREQLDLFRALPGEDMAPRDAQDLMAYPFFSLAKSRRAAPIDFRSGNITIRVEGTQEHGIATIWDADILIWAASQIVEAKDSGIQPSRRMQATPYEILRFIGRGKSLRDYQRLKAALDRLQSTTVATSIRETTGRRLHRFSWINEWKELADANGTPLGIELILPDWFYAGVLDAALVLTIDPTYFRLTGGIERWLYRLVRKHGGRQEYGWQFDFRHLHRKSGSSTRFSDFAYDLRALVARQSLPGYELGIVRIPEDDMELLTFRPVPQTARG; encoded by the coding sequence ATGTCCCGCCCACCAGGGCACGCCTTGCAGCAGCGCGAACAGCTCGACCTGTTCCGCGCACTGCCGGGCGAGGACATGGCACCGCGCGATGCCCAGGACTTGATGGCCTATCCGTTCTTCTCGCTGGCGAAGTCGCGGCGCGCAGCGCCGATCGACTTCCGCAGCGGCAACATCACCATCCGCGTGGAAGGCACGCAGGAGCATGGTATTGCCACCATCTGGGATGCCGACATCCTGATCTGGGCCGCCAGCCAGATCGTCGAAGCCAAGGACTCGGGCATCCAGCCGTCCCGGCGGATGCAGGCCACGCCCTACGAGATCCTGCGCTTCATCGGACGCGGCAAGTCGCTGCGCGACTACCAGCGTCTCAAGGCCGCGTTGGATCGGCTGCAATCGACCACGGTGGCCACGTCCATCCGCGAAACCACGGGAAGGCGCTTGCACCGCTTTTCGTGGATCAACGAATGGAAGGAACTGGCCGATGCCAACGGCACGCCGCTGGGCATCGAGCTGATCCTGCCGGACTGGTTCTATGCGGGCGTGTTGGACGCCGCCCTGGTGCTGACCATCGACCCGACGTACTTCCGACTCACGGGAGGCATCGAGCGCTGGTTGTACCGCCTGGTGCGCAAGCATGGCGGCAGGCAGGAATACGGCTGGCAGTTCGACTTCCGGCATCTGCACCGCAAGTCGGGCAGCAGCACGCGGTTTTCGGATTTCGCCTACGACCTGCGGGCGCTGGTCGCCCGGCAATCGCTGCCGGGATACGAGCTGGGCATCGTGCGGATTCCCGAGGACGACATGGAATTGCTGACCTTTCGGCCCGTGCCGCAGACGGCACGGGGATAA
- a CDS encoding helix-turn-helix domain-containing protein, which produces MRPAPLRPAAAAVAAPAQPQRYLTNDEAADYLRLSPRTLEKQRVIGGGPKFRKFGRRVMYAVADLDAWAETRSFETTSDPEYAEHHSADSRAR; this is translated from the coding sequence ATGCGACCCGCTCCCTTGCGGCCTGCCGCCGCTGCTGTCGCTGCGCCCGCGCAGCCCCAACGCTATCTGACCAACGACGAGGCCGCTGACTACCTGCGCCTTTCGCCGCGCACGCTGGAGAAGCAGCGCGTGATCGGCGGTGGCCCGAAGTTTCGCAAGTTCGGTCGCCGCGTCATGTACGCCGTGGCCGACCTCGATGCCTGGGCGGAAACGCGCAGCTTCGAGACCACTTCCGACCCCGAATATGCCGAGCACCACTCGGCTGACAGCCGTGCGCGCTGA
- a CDS encoding DUF2285 domain-containing protein: MADRSAEPWYATAAYLYVLHLDGPALAWEYLRRHPDYRHDWLRRRRQPDVAGPWGLRLLEDPALDARDAHPAWFPDHDAVVQLYPDADPPPDALCFEFWKLPGHKHLIHDGKRLVLVACWPGCCLRFVLAPGLADGMAYAYAIRACAAPCERYAALASELNKIAVAAGAVPAATVRPRPPLSALLELHTLQALDATLAGASLREVAEGLFGVDAVTADWHADSALRARVRRLVRRGDGLMRGGYRRLAQLPAVTSHEGGRFASAAERP, translated from the coding sequence ATGGCTGATCGCAGTGCCGAGCCGTGGTATGCCACGGCGGCCTATCTCTACGTTCTGCACCTGGATGGCCCGGCGCTGGCCTGGGAGTACTTGCGCCGTCATCCAGACTATCGTCACGACTGGCTGCGTCGTCGTCGCCAACCGGATGTTGCCGGGCCTTGGGGGCTGCGTCTGCTGGAAGATCCCGCCCTGGATGCGCGAGACGCGCACCCGGCCTGGTTCCCTGATCACGATGCCGTGGTGCAGCTCTACCCGGATGCCGATCCGCCGCCCGATGCGCTGTGCTTTGAGTTCTGGAAACTGCCGGGCCACAAACACCTGATCCATGACGGCAAGCGCCTGGTGCTGGTGGCGTGCTGGCCCGGCTGCTGCCTGCGCTTCGTGCTCGCGCCAGGCTTGGCCGATGGCATGGCTTACGCCTATGCCATCCGGGCCTGCGCCGCGCCTTGCGAACGCTATGCGGCTCTGGCGAGCGAATTGAACAAGATCGCCGTAGCAGCCGGTGCCGTACCTGCGGCGACCGTCCGGCCACGTCCGCCGCTGTCCGCATTGCTGGAACTGCACACGCTTCAGGCGCTGGACGCGACCCTGGCGGGTGCGTCCTTGCGGGAGGTGGCCGAAGGGCTGTTTGGTGTGGATGCCGTTACCGCCGACTGGCACGCCGACAGCGCTCTGCGCGCCCGCGTGCGGCGGCTGGTGCGCCGGGGCGATGGGCTGATGCGCGGCGGTTATCGCCGTCTGGCACAGCTTCCGGCTGTCACTTCGCATGAGGGGGGACGTTTCGCATCCGCAGCAGAACGTCCCTGA
- a CDS encoding DUF2958 domain-containing protein: MTSLITADERTRLLVNGQVRAAGQDTDPLPVVRLFTPDAHATWLLASLDPADGDTAHGLIDLGIGMPALGAVKLSDLAAIVGPRQQPVMRDRYFQPVRRLSEYLRLAEDNGSITD, from the coding sequence ATGACTTCGCTCATCACCGCCGACGAGCGCACGCGCCTGCTGGTCAACGGCCAAGTCCGCGCCGCCGGGCAGGACACCGACCCGTTGCCCGTGGTGCGCTTGTTCACGCCAGATGCGCATGCCACCTGGCTGCTGGCTTCGCTCGACCCCGCCGATGGCGACACCGCCCACGGCCTGATCGACTTGGGGATAGGCATGCCTGCACTGGGAGCGGTGAAGCTGTCCGACCTGGCCGCCATCGTCGGGCCGCGCCAGCAGCCCGTGATGAGGGATCGCTACTTCCAGCCGGTGCGGCGGCTGTCGGAATACCTGCGACTGGCCGAAGACAACGGCTCGATCACCGATTGA
- a CDS encoding helix-turn-helix domain-containing protein, with protein MQKRTVQRGRPAGSTTFDAELAQAFGAAVRALRVERGVAQETLAHQAGIERSHMGKIERGEHMPTLAIIFKIARTLGLSVAHLMGAVEEVLGEVPN; from the coding sequence ATGCAGAAGCGAACCGTCCAGCGCGGCCGACCGGCCGGCTCTACCACCTTCGACGCCGAGCTGGCCCAGGCCTTCGGCGCGGCGGTGCGCGCACTGCGGGTCGAGCGAGGCGTGGCGCAGGAAACCTTGGCACATCAAGCCGGTATCGAGCGTTCTCACATGGGCAAGATTGAGCGCGGTGAACACATGCCCACGCTGGCGATTATTTTCAAGATCGCGCGTACGCTGGGGCTCAGCGTCGCCCACTTGATGGGGGCCGTTGAAGAAGTCCTGGGCGAAGTGCCTAATTGA
- a CDS encoding DUF736 domain-containing protein → MANIGTFTAEKDGLTGTLRTLTLNVKVKLVPNDKGDNESAPDYRLQAAGHDIGAAWKKTSEAGRPYVSVTLDDPSFPATVYARLIENEDGTHDLIWSRSKPKAA, encoded by the coding sequence ATGGCTAACATCGGCACCTTCACCGCAGAGAAAGACGGCCTCACCGGCACGCTTCGCACCCTGACGCTCAACGTCAAGGTCAAGCTGGTTCCCAACGACAAGGGTGACAACGAGAGCGCACCAGACTACCGCCTGCAAGCGGCTGGCCACGATATAGGCGCAGCGTGGAAAAAGACCAGCGAGGCCGGACGCCCCTATGTGTCCGTGACCCTGGACGATCCTTCGTTCCCTGCAACGGTCTATGCCCGCCTGATCGAAAACGAGGATGGCACGCATGACCTGATCTGGTCACGCAGCAAGCCCAAGGCGGCGTAA
- a CDS encoding ParB/RepB/Spo0J family partition protein, protein MNAINHTEAQAIHGTANAAPAVLLEAADPSKNLILVSLSRLVSRPTGRNVRKTPRMSIPELAASIQRVGLLQNLIVTATADGERYEVVAGGRRLAALKLLANKRRISKEWDVPCLLVADGTARTASLTENVQREAMHPADQFEAFAALLAEGRPIEDIAADFSVTPLVVQRRLKLANVSPRLLADYRAEAVSLDQLMALAITDDHTAQEAAFYDAPTWQRGPHNLRDRLTEREIDAHRHPLVRFVGLDAYEAAGGGTRRDLFAEADSGVYLTDATLLERLAQDKLASLAAEVKAEGWAWVDATPGTTHADLQAFQRAPRQRRSPNKREAQRIEKLQTKMQALAEAVDAALDADDEEKADVLQQEGEYLGEQLQALEDGLQDYGEAAKAAAGAIVTIDRNGEAVIHRGLLREAEAKALRTLERLRQGFGSEGEAGNDDTGEEADDAPKPAAMSDRLAQRLSAHRTAALQIEVARHPQVALAALVHGMVQTVLQGSHYGHDLPLGVKLTQQDRLEGMAPDWPESPAAVALRALQQVAGEALPEDSAELFAALLAKPQDELVRLLAVFVASTVDVVTPRATQRQPGAELAQAVALEMAAWWQPTADGYFQHVPKVAILEAVGEFAPQHVTRLAKLKKGDIASEAERLADGTGWMPAIFAAEVTQQAAQEVVTDEAAEAPEEVAAVADEQTQAEALAA, encoded by the coding sequence ATGAACGCCATCAACCACACCGAAGCCCAAGCCATCCACGGCACGGCCAACGCCGCGCCTGCCGTGCTGCTGGAGGCCGCCGACCCGAGCAAGAATCTGATTCTTGTGTCGCTGTCGCGGCTGGTATCGCGCCCCACGGGCCGCAACGTGCGCAAGACCCCGCGCATGTCGATTCCCGAACTCGCCGCCAGCATCCAGCGTGTCGGCCTGCTGCAAAACCTGATCGTGACCGCGACCGCTGACGGCGAGCGTTACGAAGTCGTGGCCGGAGGCCGTCGCCTTGCCGCCCTCAAGCTGCTGGCGAATAAGCGCCGCATCAGCAAGGAATGGGACGTCCCTTGCCTGCTGGTGGCCGATGGCACCGCCCGCACCGCCAGCCTGACCGAGAACGTGCAGCGCGAAGCCATGCACCCCGCTGACCAGTTCGAGGCATTCGCCGCGCTTCTGGCCGAAGGCCGACCCATCGAGGACATTGCCGCCGATTTCAGCGTCACGCCGCTGGTGGTGCAGCGCCGCTTGAAACTCGCCAACGTGTCGCCGCGCCTACTGGCCGACTACCGGGCCGAGGCCGTGAGCCTTGACCAGTTGATGGCCCTTGCCATCACCGACGACCACACCGCACAGGAAGCCGCGTTCTACGATGCGCCGACATGGCAGCGCGGCCCGCACAATTTGCGCGACCGCCTGACCGAGCGAGAGATTGATGCCCACCGGCATCCGCTGGTGCGCTTCGTTGGACTGGATGCTTACGAGGCCGCAGGCGGTGGCACCCGCCGCGATCTGTTCGCGGAAGCCGATAGCGGCGTGTATCTGACCGATGCCACGCTGCTGGAACGGCTGGCGCAGGACAAGCTGGCCAGCCTTGCCGCCGAGGTGAAGGCCGAAGGCTGGGCATGGGTGGATGCCACCCCCGGCACGACCCATGCCGACCTGCAAGCCTTCCAGCGCGCCCCGAGGCAACGCCGCAGCCCGAACAAGCGCGAGGCCCAACGCATCGAGAAGCTGCAAACCAAGATGCAGGCGCTGGCCGAGGCCGTGGATGCCGCCTTGGACGCCGACGACGAAGAAAAGGCCGATGTCTTGCAGCAGGAAGGCGAATACCTGGGCGAACAGTTGCAGGCGTTGGAAGATGGCTTGCAGGACTACGGGGAAGCCGCCAAAGCTGCCGCCGGTGCCATCGTCACCATCGACCGCAACGGCGAGGCCGTGATTCATCGTGGCCTGCTGCGCGAAGCCGAGGCCAAGGCACTGCGCACGCTGGAACGGCTGCGGCAAGGTTTCGGCAGCGAGGGCGAAGCCGGGAACGACGACACCGGCGAGGAAGCCGACGACGCCCCTAAGCCCGCCGCCATGTCCGACCGGCTGGCGCAACGCTTGAGTGCCCACCGTACCGCCGCGCTGCAAATCGAAGTCGCACGGCATCCGCAGGTGGCGCTGGCCGCACTGGTGCATGGCATGGTGCAGACTGTCTTGCAAGGCAGCCACTACGGCCACGATCTGCCGCTGGGCGTGAAGCTGACCCAGCAAGATCGGCTGGAAGGCATGGCCCCGGACTGGCCGGAATCGCCCGCCGCCGTGGCTCTGCGCGCACTGCAACAGGTAGCGGGTGAGGCCTTGCCGGAGGACAGTGCCGAACTGTTCGCCGCACTGCTGGCGAAGCCGCAGGATGAATTGGTGCGCCTGCTGGCCGTATTCGTAGCATCCACGGTCGATGTGGTGACGCCCCGCGCCACGCAGCGCCAGCCGGGTGCCGAACTGGCGCAGGCCGTGGCGCTGGAGATGGCGGCATGGTGGCAACCGACCGCAGACGGCTATTTCCAGCATGTGCCGAAGGTCGCGATTCTGGAAGCCGTGGGCGAATTCGCACCGCAGCACGTCACCCGGCTGGCGAAGTTGAAAAAAGGCGACATTGCCAGCGAAGCCGAACGGCTGGCCGATGGCACCGGTTGGATGCCTGCCATCTTCGCCGCCGAAGTCACGCAGCAGGCCGCGCAGGAGGTGGTGACGGACGAGGCAGCCGAAGCACCGGAGGAAGTCGCCGCCGTGGCGGATGAACAGACGCAGGCCGAGGCACTGGCCGCTTGA